The Gammaproteobacteria bacterium genome contains the following window.
GCAAAAAATGGGTGAGATCGACCTTTAGTGAAGATAACCGTGGGTCTCGTTAAACACCATATCTTCCATCCAGGCTAAGGCGGCTTCGTGACCGGGCTGATTGAATAGGACCATAAGCACTACCCACTTTAATTGATCCAGGTCAATATCGTCCGTTTCCAGAGCCATAATGCGGTCAATAATCAATTCACGGGTAGTGGGGTCGAGCACCCCAATCTGCTCTAGGAACAGAAGAAAACCGCGACTTTCTACGTTCAAGCGCTCCAATTCATGGTCGGTATACACCCGCAACGAATGGTTAAGGGCGACGGGCAGAGTACCGCGCTGCTCGGAAAGTCCTTCGAGCCACAGAAAGGCTTTACCGACTTCTGCCTCGGAAAAGCCAGCCTCGATGAGTTCCATTCGCAAAGATTCTTCGTCAGTGCTGAGGTCTGCATCTGCATCCATATAATTGTCGAAGAGGTACATGAGCACATCCAGGACTGTTTCTTTCATGGCCAACCCTCACGTGGCGCGGGTGTAGAGGCCGCCCGACTGTGCGGCAACGAGTCCCCGAAGCTCCAGGAGCAGGAGCATGGAGGAAACAGCGGCTGGCGTCAATCCGCTTTGTTCTACCAGTGCATCTATGGGGAGGGGATCGTAACTAAAACACTCCAGAAGCTTGCGGTAATCACCATCCAGGGGCGATTCGCTCACAATTGTGGTGGAGGTGGCAACTGCCGCCCGCAATGGCGCCAGTTCTTCCAGGATATCTTGGACCGTTTCCACCAGTTTTGCCCCCTCGCGGAGGAGGGCATGGCATCCGCGTGCCAAGGGGTTGTGGATGGAGCCAGGGATGGCGAAGACCTCGCGCCCTTGTTCCAAGGACTGGCGGGCGGTGATCAGGCTACCGCTGTGGATAGCCGCTTCTACGACCAGCGT
Protein-coding sequences here:
- the smg gene encoding DUF494 domain-containing protein Smg, whose protein sequence is MKETVLDVLMYLFDNYMDADADLSTDEESLRMELIEAGFSEAEVGKAFLWLEGLSEQRGTLPVALNHSLRVYTDHELERLNVESRGFLLFLEQIGVLDPTTRELIIDRIMALETDDIDLDQLKWVVLMVLFNQPGHEAALAWMEDMVFNETHGYLH